The DNA segment aaatgtgcattttccaaagatttaatcaAAGTAATCAAATTTCAGAGATTCCacaatattgcaaatattttcaagatttcacaaatgtgacaaatatatcaaagattttgttaatttctcagatttcaaagattacaaactatttcaaaaggattaaaaaatttcaaagtatttaaaaatatttcagaaagttttaaaagattgaaggtatctcaaaatgtttaagaacttttttaaagttttaaaagattccaaaagattgcaagtattccaaaatatttttaaaaattgaaaagatttaaaagatttcacaaaggtttcaaagacttcagaaatatttaaaaacatttcacaagatttcaagtatttgaaaatatttcaaaatatttcacaaaggtattgaagattcaaaaagatttcacaaaaattttatagatttcagaaggtttcaataaaaattaattttaagcgaatatttcgaaagattttcaaaatagtaaaaaatgcatctagAAGATTctgaggattttttttttttgattttgcagaactttttacaaaatgttcataaaaattcgaataatttaaaaatatgtttagaactTCTCAAAAACctttaagaatttgaaaacaactaaaacaaaatgtgcattttccaagatattgaaataaagttttgaagctttttaaggattttaaaaatattttttaaaaaatcgttaaattgttttgtttctagtttaaaattgcttaaaatgatttcaaaatatttcagaagatttgaaagtttaaaaaaatttcacaatggcttcaaagatttcataaaatttcagaaattcgacaatattgcaaatattttcaagatttcgcaaagatgaccaaatatttttaaatatttctaagatttcttaaatttctcaaagattttaaagattacaaaatatttttaaaaatgtcaagtattttaaaatatttcagaaagtttcaaaagatttaaggtaactcaaaatgtttaagaacttttaaaaagttttaaaagattctaaaagattgcaagtatttcaaaatatttttaaaaattgaaaagatttaaaagatttcacaaaggtttcaaagacttcagaaatatttaaaaacatttcacaagatttgaagtatttgaaaatatttcaaaatattttacaaaggttttgaagattcaaaaagatttcacaaaaattttatagatttcagaaggtttcaataaaaattaattttaagggaatatttctaaagattttcaaaattgtaaagaatGCATCTAGAAGATtctcaggattttttttttatttttcagaacttttgaagctttttaaggattttaaaaatatttttaaaaaagtaatcgttaaattgttttatttctagtttaaaattgttaaaaatggtttcaaaatatttcagaagatttgaaagttttcaatcaattttacaaagatttcaaaacattccaaaaggtttaaagtatttcaaaatatttccgaagattttaaaggtttcaatcaATTTCATAGTGGTTTAAGAGATTCCACAATAttgtaagtattaaaaatatttcacaaaggtttacaatttttcaaaagatttcataaatttgaaaagatttctgaaatatttcaaaggattgaaatatatttaaaataagcttaaaaagattccaaatgcttttaagtatttcaaaagattttaataatttcaatcaatttctcaaagatttcaaaatgattcaaaatattttaagtatttaaaaatatttcagaaaattttagagatttcaatcaatttcacaacggttttaaaattttcaaagattccaaaagagtgaaattattaaaaaatatttccgaaagtttcaaggattacaaaagatttcaagtatttcaaaacgttgaagccaattttaaacatttcaatagaCTTCACAAAGgtcttaaaagattccaaaagacttcaagtatttaaaaatatttaagattatttcaaagatttcaacgattatAAAAGAttgcaagtatttaaaaatatttctgaacatttcaaaagattccaaaacatttcaagtatttcaaaatgtttaagagaattttaaagataacaataaatttaacaacatttttaaataatttaaaattgtttttaagattttaaagatttcagaatattgcaagtattctgaaatattgtttaaattcgaaaaaatttcaaaaatttcaaaagatttcacaaaggtttaaaagatttcagaaatatttgaaaagatttcaatagatttcataaAGGTTAAAAAGATTGCAAGTATTTCGtagtatttcagaagatttcaaatgtttgtaatatttcaaatatttcaatatatttcaaagatttcaagtattttagaacattttgtaactattttaaaGATTCCTGAAGAtgtcaagtatttcaaaatatttcaaggatttcgcaaaatttttaaatattacaaatatttgaatagattaaaaaagacactatttggaagatttcacaaatttattaaAGGCTTGTACATCAAAGTTCAAGAGTGATCAACCCCTcgatcatatttttttatcagtaaTTAAATCAATTCCTAtgaattcagaaataaaaaattcgttataaagtattaaaatagtttaattcgatTTACGATATTTTATAGTATTGAGACtagttttaacttttatttattgtttacaaGATTATTAATATAGGTGCTGCTCTGACAATATAAAAGTAAGTCTCAAAAAACACCATATccgccgattaaaaaaaaaaattttacatgcaaagtGTCAACTTAATAtgacaaaattatgaatatttttgagtttatatGTCGTTTGCAGCTTTCATTATAACTTTAAAATCACGCAAATTAttagttaattaaatttagcaTATAATTGAGCTAATTCTTCATAAAATACTAAACATAAAACTGTGTGCGGTGCTATCCTCATCCATGTGGGGAACACACCTTTGTACAAACCGGTGAGGCCTTcggttttgaagattttaataaagGCATCACCGAGTCCACTGTACAGCATTCCTTTTCCTTTTGTATCGACACCTattttaaacgataaaaattgtaatatttcttaaattaaaataataacggTAATTAGGGTAATTAAAAACaaagcaaatttcaaattttgtttgggaGAATCGCGTTAAAATCTCCCCCTTCCACCATCACTTCCTTAATTTCCATTTTCTCTGCTCCTCCTCACATTCCTAATCTACTCCTTCCTTCATACATTCACCACATACTCCCCCTTCTGTACTAGCATGTGGAAACTCTACCCTACCCCTCTCTTATTACTTCCCCCACCCTTACCAGCACTACTTTCCCTCCCCTATTTAGGCTCTCTTCACTTCTTCACATAACCTCCCTtcatttctcctacttcctcTCTCTTTGGTGCCTTTCCCACTATAACTCCTCCTCCCTTCACTTCCTCTCCATTCATGTACTCCTTTCACTGCCTCTACTTCGCCTCCCTCCCAGCAAACATGATTACAGAACAGAtaagaacgtgttctagaacaggttagtaacaggttacgaacatgcgagtaactatNNNNNNNNNNccccccccccccccccatgcgctagaacaattctgtaacagttctagaacgctgtgacaaccgatctgtaacgtttctagaacaattctagaactttggtacgctgcgttgtaaaaaatctaggacaattctatGGCAGTTCTATAATAATTCTAGAACAGTTCACATcagggatattcgcaagggtcagctTGACGGTAGTGTTAGCGAACTAATCGTTGTTCCTAAttcgttctagaacacacttttaacagggttctagaacttcggtataacactgttacggcacagttctagaacaaacttaaaacaaatattatagaacctCTGTggtcagtttgttctagaacaattccatagcaactgtcACAGAACAGTGCtatcacatagttcgagaacagttttGTCACAGTTCGTTTTTTGATCTGGAACCCTTACAGAACGTATTTGCTGGACTTAGATCCTCTGATTTCTTTCGTTCCTTTCCTCTGCATCCATTCCCCAGCTTCCAATACTTCCCCCTCCCTTTCTCTACTTCCCATCCCCTCCTATACTCCCCCACACCACATTTCTCTTATTAACCCTCTcctctgaaaaaattattttccccacACTATCACCTCCCCTACCTGTCTGTCCATTCTTTACCCCCTCCTCTCCCCTCCACTAATTTCTCTGTGATTTCTTTATAGTAAtcacaattttttagtaaaaaaatatacccACTCGTTTTGAATGTCACTTAATACTGCTTAAtatgatacttataataatatatttatcctcttcaaaattttgataattaacaTTCTAAATTATGGCTTTGAATGCGTTATTCTAAAAGAATTCAATctgaagttttgaaattaaagtttttaagtaaattaatttttagagtagTTCTTCgaggtttcattttaaaaatttcacattaataTAGTTTCCAATtcgaataattattcaaaatgacaagACCATTTCGctattatgtaaatatttttaaattttgtattaaaagccttgattgtcagttttgaatttgataattttagatgtaaatataaagccaTTTTGAACTGCAAGGCTTAAaactgtacaatttaaaaaaaatggaatcacaTTACAGCaattttgttgattattatttattttatttttcaatataatatcttaaaatttcccgattttttgttgaagatttaaacaaataaatcatttcgcattcaaaagtattttattacaaaatttccaaaGTGAATAAAGTTCGAAAGgaaggtttgaaattaaaaaattaaaaattaggtttaaagtaataaaagataaaaataaaactatgtgGCTGAAATTGATACagcattaaatgaattatttcgttaattttaaatGGCTACAATAATTGTAGAGTTCCGAATTCGCAAGCTTAatgctcatttaaaaaattttccctttcataggttttaattttgtaactgaaatttaatttattgaattttggaaagtttaatgagcaatttaaaaattatttgttttcaagtgatttaaatttccttcaaacagttaaaattttaaagcgtttgatcataaaaaagttttaaaatcacaatttttggtgaccaTATATTTTGTCAGTTTTAGATgaagtttttaatgtttcttatttaaaattactattcacttaaaaattttgtttagtataTTTCtattcattatttgattttataaacatttgtcTAATTAGCTTTAATGTCAGATTATATTTTCGTTATGCAATAAGGATaaaacaaaattctagaatttcagaagctttgactttgaaagatccactttagttttcaatattaaattgtcaaatcttaatcgctttgaatttagaattgtttaaattcaaaagttaaaattttttaattaattaattttgaacgcttctaAGTAtgtataatacaatttcaattcttctaaattttaaattggacgTCCTAGGATCGTCCTAAGAACGTTCTTGGGATGTTCAtgattttgtgcccactgggttaataAGAAGGGAAAGGGGAGGGCTAATGATGGCCAGCATGGGACACTGAGAATGGTGTGAGGGGGAGAGGAGTAAGGGGAATGTAGGAGAGGATAGAGAGGAGGTGTGGGAAGCGAAGTAGAGAAAGTGAGAAGAAGGAGTGTGGAGGAATGAGTAAGAACAGGGAAATTAGGAGAAGAAGTGTTGGGGCGTAGGGTTGGGAATTATTAGGAGGCAGGGAATGAAAGGGCTAATATAGGATATATAGCAGAAGGAGTATTTGGAGAGGAGTATGTGTGAGACGTATGTGGTGAAGGGAAGTGGGGGCGGGGATTAGGGAAAACTGGGAAAGTTTAGTGGAGGGTAAGAAAGAGAGAAATGGAGGGAAAGTGTGAGAAATGAGTGGAGAAATTACGTCTCCCAGTCTCATATTAGTCGAAACGAGTGTTTTCCCCATcttatatttatggaaaaatatGGGGGCAGGGCGGCTTACCCTTTAACattgtccaatcaaaaaaatacCTTATCGTTTTTAGAGATGCGTAGCCCTGAACAAACAACCTTATAGTTTCGTTCAGATGAAAAATATAGGAGGGGTTGTAAGTATAGAGGAAGTGAGTATATGAGAAGTGAGTATAGGGGAAGTAGTGCTGGGGCGTGAATGCTGGGAATTAAGAGGAGACGGTAGGATAGGGCTCATAAAGGTCAGTGTAAGACAGAGGATATGAGAAATGATAAGTAGTGATGGGGCGTAGGGTTGGGAAGTGTTAGGAGTGGGGGGGGGTATAGGAAGGCTAATAAAGGATGGTTTGGAGAGGGAGTATGTGGTTAGGAGAAGTAGGTGAGGCAGGGAAAGGGAAGTAGAGGTGAGGAAAAAGAGAAATGGAGGGAGGCGAAGTGAGAGGAAGGGAAATAAAGGAATAGGGGGGAAGCTAGACACCTACAAAAAAAGCCATTCCCCCAAAACAAAATTCGAAATCTCATTGTTTTTAAATCACCATAGTGTGCATTACCTTGATTGTACAATCTGGTAGCAAGGACGTCAAAAGGTTGCATCGTGAGTGCAACACAACTTCCGCCAATCAGAGAAGCTACGAATGTCAAAAGGATTGGCCGATCCGTAAATATCTAAAATCAATTCTTCGAtcagatatttataatttttaaatttattaatttgaatagtgaataaatttttgatttattctgaattgaatttctcaaattttaaaacaggTATTCCAACGTtcatatatattttgaatttgatacaatttcaaaatgtttacgtACTTGAGAGGATTTCAAAACGTCGGATACTAAGCCAAATGTTGTCAGTTGTGTCGCTGAGCCAACAAATACTCTCGGAACATTTGCATACCACCCTCGGTATAAACTCGAAAATCCACCTTCCTTCCACAATAATCGAAACGCAGACAATGTTCCAGAATGTCTATGTTGATGACCAACAGCCAAGCACTGAGCCGATTGCGCTTGCATTTgtgtttttatctaattttttaattatatcataaactaataaaatgaaagaaaactaCCCAGCTGAAAACTCTTATCCAGGAACCTCGGGGGATCCTGGACATGTTCCTGGACACGAATCTGTTCACGAAAATCTACAGGTAACTTTGAATCTTGGCTTGGATCTCTCGATAGTAAGATCGATCTTCAAGGgaataaaacgaaaaattgtgGCTTTCTGTCTCGGTGATTCAAAGGTTCCTTTGTCAGTACAGGTTCCACTGGAGGATCATGTGCAGGATTGTATCCAAAAAGATGTCCAGGATCCTCCGAGGCacctgtacaggaattttcagctgGGATAGAGAAGGGAATATTTTCATACCATATACAAGGGGCTTCCAATTACAGCACCCACAGATCCCGCAGTTCCAGATACTgctacagttttaaaaatatcagtattgcctttttcatttaaaattagttcgtAATTCTTGGCAGTATTATAAACTCCTAATCGTATTCCATTTAGGACTACTTGAAATGCCAGTGCTGGCACAAGACCAGCCTGCAGAGCAAATATTCCTTCATGTTTTGTAATAACGAATGCTGCATGAAAagtgtttttgtatattttcttgtAAGATCCTCTAGCTTCCAGCTCTCCTTGTAACTGAAGGCGAATTTTAATAACTTCAGCTGGATTCGTAAAAAATCCTGCTCCTACAGCAGCCAAGGCACCGATGGCAAATTCAATTCCAGATCTAAGCAAAAATTTAGGCCCATACAGACGTTTATTAAGTCGTTTAAACTTCCCCCACTCATACTTTGCCTCCCCTAATCTCCCgaaatttccctaaatttccctaaatttctCTAATTTACCCTCCACTCACTTCACCTTAGGCACACCTTTCCTAAACTTCTCTTTCCACTAACTGCATCTATCCACGCTTCCCAAGATAACACATCCCTTCCCCTACTTACCTTCCTCCGCGGTCATCGCTTTCCCTTCCCTATTCACcctcatttctaataatttcccaTACTTCGCCTCCCTACTTTCTCTACTTCTATTAGTTCCCCTCTTATCTTATTCCTAATATTTATCTTATTCCTAATCCATTCCTCTACTTCACCTCGGCTCATTTCCTCTCACTACTCTTTACTTGCCGTTGCCAAATTTTCCATTGGATCTCTCCCCTTATTTCCCTAAACTTCTTCTACTCCTCTCCTCTTATTTTCCCTGCATTACCCCAATTACCCTTTCTTAGATTCAGCAGCTagtactatatatatatatatatatatattaaaagctatattattatattattataaaatatatttatcatatttaactttccattatttaaattttccggtCCTCCCCCACTCTACCATAATTTCCCCTTCTTTTATTCCtaatcacttcccctacttcaccTCGGCATATATTCTCTCCCTTCTCTTACTTCCTATCCCCTAATTTCCCCGCGCATTCCTCTCCTTATTTCCCCAAACTTCTACTTTCCTCTCCTTATTTCCCCTTCATTATCATAATTACTCTCCTCTCACTATACCCAACGTATTCCCTTCCCCAACTCCTTCCTCCTCTATTTTCCCCTCTCCTCACTTCCGAAGCTAACACTCCCCCCCATACGTAAATTTCCTAGTCCTCACTTTCCATCGTCTTCTCCCTACTTTCCACACTCGAGTTATAATGaagtttacaaataataaatttatttgtaaatattaatcatattttatattttattatttaaatatttatttatttatttataaataacttgTTTTTTAGTCCTTATTCCTCCTAGTAGTTCCCGACCTTCACTTTCCTTTCTTCCCCTTTCCTCATTCACCCTCACTTCCCGTACTCCGCTGCTTTCTAAATATACCCCATAatcttttaaacccttttaaaCCCTATGCACTTGAACTCTCTcgaaattttataagatatttgaattaatttaaaatcttaaaaaaattaatttctaatttagttttggtaataatttatacaatttttgtttgtgtaAAAAATCTTGGCCCTGTAAAtcctgaaaagttaatttttttctgtaattattgACACAATGAATGAATattgaaagaaatatattgtatctaacagtattttatatttgaaaattatttaaagaattttttcccctgaaaattGCAACAAGTTActattttctgtaaataataacGCAGTTAATGAATTCTATGCCGAGATAGCAAAGAgtgatatttttctgaaagacagtttgcaattatttaaaaaattctaatttggtTCAACTTAATTTTGgtggaatttgaacaaatttatttgaattcaattttttttattatttattttatttattgaaaataaaaagtttttaattggaaattcaattatttggtaaagattcaactattttgttgaaaattgctctgTTTTGAATGAGGATACAAATTCGtctatttagattgaaaattcaactattacgaaaaaattaatttgttttgatacAAGAGTCAAATgctcaaaatttgtaattttttgttaaacattaaactaaatggttgaaagttgaactattcaatgaaaaactcatttttcttatggaagattcaaattttttagttcaatattcatcacaggttgaaaatttgtttttactttactaaaaaaatgtttttctctatcgacaaaaaatatgtatctttgttggttaagaactcaaatatttggttaaaaaatattttttttctgaagaaaattaatcttcttgtttgaaaacgcCGTTTTTCGATTAAAGCTTCGAAATTCTAATATAACAtgtatctctggttgaaaatttgtttttttatttgccggaaaataatatttgttactaaaaatggGACTTTTTCTTTataggctaaaaattaatctttttttagttaaaaagtaaactatttttcgTTGGAATTTCGTCTTTTgggtataacatttttttgttttaattaaagattcaactcttttgttgaaagttcaacatttctggttgaattaaactatatatggttaaaaaatcaa comes from the Belonocnema kinseyi isolate 2016_QV_RU_SX_M_011 chromosome 6, B_treatae_v1, whole genome shotgun sequence genome and includes:
- the LOC117174323 gene encoding solute carrier family 25 member 35-like, whose protein sequence is MTTIEDTGSSNKASGIEFAIGALAAVGAGFFTNPAEVIKIRLQLQGELEARGSYKKIYKNTFHAAFVITKHEGIFALQAGLVPALAFQVVLNGIRLGVYNTAKNYELILNEKGNTDIFKTVAVSGTAGSVGAVIGSPLYMIKTQMQAQSAQCLAVGHQHRHSGTLSAFRLLWKEGGFSSLYRGWYANVPRVFVGSATQLTTFGLVSDVLKSSQIFTDRPILLTFVASLIGGSCVALTMQPFDVLATRLYNQGVDTKGKGMLYSGLGDAFIKIFKTEGLTGLYKGVFPTWMRIAPHTVLCLVFYEELAQLYAKFN